One Vibrio quintilis DNA segment encodes these proteins:
- a CDS encoding coiled-coil domain-containing protein — translation MITLTGVLTDVGGNPIPKGLISFVSTRNCGESLNHAEINQRADANGNYAFKIKVGEYDVYAQVSRQSDVEPLGTCSVTSDLSGEMSLEDVMAINEPVLPASVIEVSKSLKECREIKETVTTLEESVQEKSETVSESAETVAQDKEVVTAALAKVQEAEESIATASQAVTDKAETVNSQYGEISEIYPDIKSKHQSITELSAQVTTLYDEVQEAAKTVSENAGLVQTAKSEIDVTASTVKEQADSVSDALVTIEADTKEVSDKHAEVLEKAKIISDAEAAITPLASQVSKDAKVATDSLAAIETLSESVTNNAAQVASDTKDVKTLHDEVQATAKTVSENATDAASSSVSAQASAETAKKAEEQAELLVSSATGGALLKDANLSDLPDINTALSNIGGVSDDDSRLSDSREWSASLVTTDEIETGSDTTAKKWSVSLVMAANAQWWAKSDAKTELSGKLVKTSNLSDLDSATEARQNLSVYSQTQVNNRLDKCVLKTTKICGKELSGDVDLTPADLGIDNTSDAEMHRRLRINSLIGESILPIK, via the coding sequence ATGATCACGCTAACCGGTGTATTAACCGATGTCGGGGGAAATCCGATCCCGAAAGGTTTGATTTCGTTTGTCTCCACACGAAACTGTGGTGAGTCTTTGAATCATGCTGAGATTAATCAGCGGGCTGATGCGAACGGGAACTACGCCTTCAAAATCAAAGTGGGCGAATATGATGTTTATGCCCAGGTAAGCCGACAATCCGATGTCGAGCCATTAGGCACCTGTTCGGTGACATCAGATTTGTCTGGGGAAATGTCACTTGAGGATGTGATGGCGATTAATGAGCCGGTTCTGCCGGCCTCTGTCATTGAGGTGAGTAAAAGTCTCAAAGAGTGCCGTGAGATTAAAGAGACTGTCACAACGCTTGAAGAGAGTGTTCAGGAGAAAAGTGAAACAGTCTCGGAGAGTGCAGAAACTGTTGCTCAGGATAAAGAAGTTGTCACAGCCGCATTAGCCAAAGTTCAGGAAGCTGAAGAAAGTATCGCTACGGCATCCCAGGCTGTTACGGATAAGGCTGAAACTGTTAATTCTCAATACGGTGAAATATCTGAGATTTACCCGGATATAAAATCAAAACACCAATCCATTACTGAATTATCAGCGCAGGTCACAACGCTGTATGATGAAGTTCAGGAAGCGGCAAAAACCGTTTCAGAAAATGCTGGGCTTGTTCAGACCGCCAAATCAGAGATTGATGTGACGGCCAGTACAGTGAAAGAGCAGGCCGATTCTGTTTCTGATGCGCTGGTGACGATAGAAGCCGATACAAAAGAAGTCAGTGATAAACACGCTGAAGTGTTGGAAAAAGCAAAGATTATCTCTGATGCTGAAGCTGCAATAACCCCTCTTGCCAGCCAGGTGAGCAAAGATGCAAAAGTAGCCACCGATTCTCTGGCGGCGATTGAAACCCTTTCTGAGTCTGTGACGAATAATGCCGCTCAGGTTGCCTCTGATACCAAAGATGTGAAGACACTACACGATGAAGTTCAGGCAACTGCAAAAACTGTATCTGAAAATGCAACGGATGCCGCCAGTTCATCAGTATCAGCCCAGGCCAGCGCTGAAACGGCGAAAAAAGCTGAAGAACAGGCTGAATTGTTGGTGAGCTCTGCCACCGGTGGCGCGTTGTTAAAAGATGCAAACCTTTCTGACCTGCCTGATATAAACACCGCTTTATCAAACATTGGTGGTGTATCTGATGATGACTCACGTCTGAGTGATTCCCGGGAGTGGAGCGCCTCATTAGTCACGACCGATGAAATAGAAACCGGTTCTGACACGACGGCGAAAAAGTGGTCTGTCTCGCTGGTGATGGCCGCAAATGCACAATGGTGGGCCAAGAGTGACGCTAAGACAGAGCTATCCGGGAAACTGGTCAAAACCAGCAATCTGTCTGATTTGGATAGCGCGACTGAGGCCAGACAAAACCTGTCTGTGTATAGCCAAACCCAAGTCAATAACCGTTTAGATAAATGCGTCCTGAAAACAACAAAAATATGCGGCAAGGAATTATCCGGAGATGTTGATTTAACTCCGGCTGATTTGGGGATTGATAACACCAGTGACGCAGAAATGCACCGCAGGCTGCGGATTAACTCGCTGATTGGCGAAAGTATTTTGCCCATTAAATAG
- a CDS encoding N4-gp56 family major capsid protein, whose product MTTITPAQARKIQQVALFTATQRARSFVNMMTESAPKAAKGDKKGNRQSSPGAPVIRVTDLQKSKGDTVDMQIVHKLSKRPTMGDEKIAGRGESLDFTDFELSIDQGRHQVDSGGKMSQQRTVHDLQSTARTLLGTYFNDLQDQIATFHLAGARGDFLGDDIIVPLGNHKEYKKIMVNNVLPPTYDRHFYGGDATKFEDLDDADLFSLETVDNIKLYIEEMAHPIQPVRFKADELSGDDPFYVLNVTPRQWHDWEQTSSYKDWQQLLAAAIKRSKGFNHPVFSGECAMRGNILVRKYAGCPVRFNTGSTVDISANNNSASIEQVTAGTTIDRAVLLGAQALASAWGKTKKGGQFSMHKEETDAGNRDELTIAWMNGLKKIRFEDKNGRVNDHGVIALDTAVSTGYSR is encoded by the coding sequence ATGACTACCATTACTCCGGCGCAGGCCCGGAAAATTCAGCAGGTCGCGCTTTTTACTGCTACCCAGCGAGCTCGTTCATTTGTAAATATGATGACGGAATCTGCACCTAAAGCAGCGAAAGGCGATAAGAAAGGAAATCGTCAATCATCACCAGGTGCGCCGGTTATTCGCGTAACTGATTTGCAAAAAAGCAAAGGTGACACTGTGGATATGCAGATTGTTCACAAACTGTCTAAACGGCCAACAATGGGAGATGAAAAAATTGCAGGTCGTGGTGAATCACTGGATTTCACTGATTTTGAATTATCAATCGATCAGGGACGTCATCAGGTTGATTCCGGCGGTAAAATGAGCCAGCAAAGAACAGTTCATGATCTGCAAAGTACAGCCCGGACTTTATTGGGAACCTATTTTAATGACCTTCAGGATCAGATTGCCACATTCCATCTGGCTGGAGCTCGTGGTGATTTTCTGGGTGATGACATCATTGTCCCTTTGGGAAACCATAAAGAATACAAGAAAATTATGGTGAATAATGTTCTGCCACCAACTTACGACCGGCATTTCTACGGTGGTGATGCGACCAAGTTTGAAGACCTGGATGATGCGGATCTGTTTAGCCTGGAAACGGTCGATAACATCAAGCTTTATATTGAAGAAATGGCTCATCCGATCCAGCCGGTGAGATTTAAAGCTGATGAACTATCTGGTGATGATCCTTTTTATGTATTGAATGTGACTCCGCGTCAATGGCATGACTGGGAACAGACATCCTCATATAAAGACTGGCAGCAGCTACTGGCAGCGGCAATAAAACGTTCCAAAGGTTTTAACCATCCTGTTTTCAGCGGCGAGTGTGCTATGCGGGGGAATATCCTTGTTCGCAAATATGCGGGCTGTCCGGTTCGGTTTAATACCGGATCAACCGTGGACATTTCAGCAAATAATAACTCTGCATCAATCGAACAGGTGACAGCGGGAACAACAATCGATCGTGCAGTGTTGCTTGGCGCACAAGCTTTGGCATCTGCATGGGGTAAAACCAAAAAAGGTGGGCAATTTTCCATGCACAAGGAAGAAACAGACGCGGGTAACCGTGATGAGCTAACTATCGCATGGATGAATGGTTTGAAGAAAATCCGTTTCGAAGACAAAAATGGCAGAGTTAACGATCATGGTGTGATTGCTCTTGATACTGCCGTCAGCACTGGCTACTCACGCTAA
- a CDS encoding bacteriocin produces MSYSLLSVAGDTKNGALKGLRDAATAETNRENANKELKSAHKQQTMSSVGSGAAIGTMINPGLGTAAGAAAGLVLGELF; encoded by the coding sequence ATGTCATACAGTTTATTAAGCGTTGCCGGTGATACTAAAAATGGAGCTCTGAAGGGACTTCGTGATGCTGCAACTGCAGAAACAAATCGTGAAAATGCTAACAAAGAGCTGAAGTCGGCACATAAGCAGCAGACGATGAGCTCTGTTGGTTCTGGTGCTGCTATCGGTACGATGATTAATCCAGGCTTAGGAACAGCAGCCGGTGCTGCAGCTGGTCTTGTTTTAGGCGAACTATTCTGA
- a CDS encoding DUF2829 domain-containing protein, with the protein MSEEIKSILEVALGDEESAMVHISNFMQEYQSVKKVKAALIIDVQKGLEGTHLTELTICDPLEKGIQAPYMATNDMVVRHMPEPGDYLVLYDDGYVSISPAKAFNDGYLPVRGIAGSDYLMDFGAAIDFVRSGAKIARKGWNGKGMFVVYQKGYPEGIPCNKQTAEAWGMNEGDLFKCRPYLQLKTADGSHCMWSPSVSDVLGDDWVIVNS; encoded by the coding sequence ATGTCAGAAGAAATTAAATCAATATTAGAAGTGGCACTCGGTGATGAAGAAAGTGCAATGGTGCATATTTCTAACTTCATGCAGGAGTATCAGTCAGTTAAGAAGGTGAAAGCAGCACTGATTATTGATGTTCAGAAAGGTTTGGAAGGAACGCACCTTACTGAGCTGACTATATGTGATCCACTGGAAAAGGGTATTCAGGCTCCATATATGGCTACGAATGACATGGTAGTGCGCCATATGCCGGAACCTGGTGATTATCTGGTTTTGTATGATGATGGATATGTCTCAATCAGTCCAGCTAAAGCGTTCAATGATGGTTATCTGCCCGTTCGGGGTATCGCTGGTTCGGATTATTTAATGGACTTCGGAGCAGCTATTGATTTTGTGAGGAGTGGCGCCAAGATTGCCCGTAAAGGTTGGAATGGTAAGGGTATGTTTGTTGTTTACCAGAAAGGATATCCAGAAGGCATTCCTTGCAATAAGCAGACTGCTGAAGCATGGGGTATGAATGAAGGTGACTTATTCAAGTGTCGGCCTTATTTGCAGCTCAAGACAGCAGATGGTTCTCATTGTATGTGGTCTCCCTCTGTTAGTGACGTACTGGGAGATGACTGGGTTATTGTAAACAGCTAA
- a CDS encoding phage adaptor protein codes for MISVEKLLKRVAQALVDDEFVLFDRSFHINSLNDGLSAIAMVQPQITSQTKDINLVAGQWKVNLPADGFKLLSVNHCGGYGIEPVGLEQLNHLHPDWRRQTDERPENWIVNPNDEKSFFVFPAPESAVSIEIDYSRNMSVSDETESIDINEMYEQLLFDFMMYRAYSRDGQAEAQQAKAASHFQVFQSMLGVKQ; via the coding sequence ATGATTAGCGTTGAGAAATTATTAAAGCGTGTTGCTCAGGCGCTGGTTGATGATGAATTTGTTCTGTTTGATAGAAGCTTTCACATCAACAGTTTAAATGATGGTCTGTCAGCAATTGCCATGGTGCAGCCTCAGATAACCAGTCAAACGAAAGACATCAACCTGGTAGCTGGACAGTGGAAAGTTAATCTTCCTGCTGATGGATTTAAATTGCTGTCAGTGAACCACTGCGGTGGATACGGCATTGAACCGGTTGGCCTTGAGCAGTTAAACCATTTACATCCGGACTGGCGTCGGCAGACAGATGAACGACCTGAAAACTGGATCGTAAATCCAAATGACGAAAAATCATTTTTTGTATTTCCGGCTCCGGAAAGTGCAGTCAGTATTGAAATTGATTACTCCCGGAACATGAGTGTTTCAGATGAAACTGAAAGCATCGATATCAATGAGATGTATGAGCAGTTGTTGTTTGATTTCATGATGTACCGGGCGTATTCGCGGGATGGACAGGCCGAAGCACAGCAAGCCAAAGCTGCCAGCCACTTTCAGGTGTTCCAGTCGATGCTTGGGGTGAAACAATGA
- a CDS encoding phage tail tip fiber protein has product MTKREFRGGRSAQSNEENIEILTGQRGSGLDRAVTYRDLASTGIATLKKSGSGYTIQKQDDGSNSAGVGYPTTPAGFEVHGGFSSIMLRWDAPKYRGHAYTEVWRATTEIFADASLIATTPATVYGDIVPTGSTFYYWIRHVNEKNKPGAFNATLGTLGQTSPDISDIIDDIGEQMRQSELVQDLTSDIDKVGARVDTTEQSIEYINKNGTKAYKALWSKKASASGITAGIGLIAKSDGTSQVAISASQFFVFDPNKPGNLTPALAIDKGKVIIPQALIESATIQIIQAQEITADYVKAGISIETPTLTSAVINGAELNIGYGGPYNGYHTRITANGVIYTDYLIASGGTLDNMTINKDCKIYGTLYGVDGEFTGTIHASQIIGDVVGAKGYTLNSINDSGDDDTSKSFNVLGVNVAGNPADDLSDRLLVMPPFTMHWSLTGRARLYFVATVSVSTGQKNVYSSRPIVSGESGSHGTEFIPSLSVKIPAGADSKLVTLTVTTHMTSLGAGNSFRTITLQAATVPVQIFRTSKQLS; this is encoded by the coding sequence ATGACCAAAAGAGAATTCAGAGGTGGTCGCTCAGCGCAGTCTAATGAGGAAAATATCGAAATCCTGACAGGTCAGCGTGGTTCCGGATTAGACAGAGCGGTGACATACAGAGATTTAGCAAGCACCGGCATTGCGACACTGAAGAAATCAGGCAGTGGGTATACGATTCAAAAGCAGGATGATGGCAGCAATAGCGCCGGGGTAGGCTATCCGACAACGCCAGCCGGGTTTGAAGTTCACGGCGGGTTCTCCTCAATCATGCTGAGATGGGATGCGCCAAAATACCGGGGGCATGCGTATACAGAGGTTTGGAGAGCGACAACGGAAATATTTGCAGATGCATCATTAATCGCTACGACGCCTGCAACGGTATACGGCGATATCGTACCAACCGGTTCAACATTTTATTACTGGATCCGGCATGTCAACGAGAAGAATAAACCGGGAGCATTCAACGCCACTTTGGGAACTTTGGGGCAAACCAGCCCGGATATTTCAGACATCATCGATGATATTGGCGAGCAGATGCGCCAGTCTGAACTGGTTCAGGATTTGACGTCTGATATTGATAAAGTGGGAGCCAGGGTAGACACAACAGAACAGTCTATTGAATACATAAACAAGAATGGCACCAAAGCCTACAAGGCGCTCTGGTCTAAAAAGGCATCCGCCAGCGGTATCACTGCCGGCATAGGACTGATCGCAAAATCAGACGGAACCAGTCAGGTTGCCATCAGCGCCAGCCAGTTCTTCGTATTTGACCCAAACAAACCGGGTAATTTAACTCCGGCTCTGGCAATTGATAAGGGGAAAGTCATTATTCCCCAGGCACTGATAGAAAGTGCAACAATCCAGATTATTCAGGCTCAGGAAATCACAGCAGATTATGTAAAAGCCGGGATATCGATTGAAACACCGACATTAACCAGTGCTGTGATTAACGGGGCTGAGCTCAATATCGGCTATGGAGGCCCATATAACGGATACCACACCCGAATTACAGCGAATGGGGTGATTTATACTGATTATCTCATTGCATCCGGCGGCACTCTGGACAATATGACGATCAACAAGGACTGCAAAATATACGGGACTCTGTACGGTGTGGATGGCGAGTTCACCGGGACAATCCATGCCAGTCAGATTATCGGTGATGTGGTTGGTGCGAAAGGTTATACACTGAATTCAATTAATGATAGTGGAGATGATGATACAAGTAAGTCATTCAATGTGCTCGGTGTGAACGTTGCCGGCAACCCGGCAGATGATTTGTCTGACAGGTTGCTGGTAATGCCGCCGTTTACAATGCATTGGTCGTTGACGGGGCGGGCGCGATTGTATTTTGTTGCAACCGTCTCGGTCTCAACGGGTCAGAAAAATGTTTATTCGTCCAGACCTATAGTTTCCGGTGAAAGTGGTTCACACGGCACTGAATTTATTCCGTCGTTATCTGTAAAAATTCCAGCGGGGGCAGACTCCAAATTGGTCACATTGACTGTTACAACGCACATGACGAGTTTGGGTGCGGGCAATTCATTCCGGACTATAACGTTACAGGCTGCAACTGTTCCGGTCCAAATTTTCAGAACTTCAAAGCAGTTATCGTAA
- a CDS encoding KAP family P-loop NTPase fold protein, which translates to MSDIFEQNWSEETDIEGVMLPADAMERERYAEFFTEFLSGEGKPGNGYVLNIDAPWGTGKTYFLQRWKNSIEHRFPVVYIDAWKQDYSDDPMLTIFASIVGQLKKMTPETEKSKAVLSKLGKFSKAVAPALVKSLVKKATGVTVDELYENMSEDDGKQLTSTSSDVAGKLTEELIKDHNAKLASINDIREAIAAWVDEVIDQTERESPAFIFVDELDRCRPSYALEMLEVIKHFFSTEGVVFVIATDTEQLQHTIKGFYGAGFDAQVYLGRFFNRRATLNSVSRSVFIKAKLGQTECEKILYKVGFPQIDLTVDKFADVICSIADAADLSLREVEQLIDRTISVLRFSKKPINVMLFLILCICYQNDRRLYRQLIKGVQINTEVETVNRKLNDLMETSIRIKCVNGQIASLKDENTFSIRIKHLIILFFQRNKAHYNQFDKLIRIKDETNKHNVISDFVQYLPSVSNLVYQDLVELSASLKQI; encoded by the coding sequence ATGTCAGATATTTTCGAACAAAACTGGTCAGAAGAAACAGATATTGAAGGTGTTATGTTGCCTGCAGATGCCATGGAGCGGGAACGATATGCTGAGTTTTTTACAGAGTTCTTATCCGGAGAAGGAAAGCCAGGGAATGGATATGTTTTGAATATCGATGCTCCCTGGGGAACAGGAAAGACGTATTTCCTTCAACGCTGGAAAAATTCTATTGAGCATAGATTCCCGGTTGTTTATATCGATGCCTGGAAACAGGATTATTCAGATGACCCCATGCTGACGATTTTTGCTTCGATTGTTGGTCAACTGAAAAAGATGACACCAGAGACAGAAAAGAGTAAGGCCGTTCTATCCAAGCTGGGCAAGTTTTCGAAAGCAGTAGCACCGGCGCTTGTAAAGAGCTTGGTAAAAAAAGCTACTGGTGTTACAGTTGATGAACTCTATGAAAACATGAGTGAGGATGATGGAAAACAATTGACCAGTACATCATCCGATGTGGCGGGTAAATTAACCGAAGAACTTATTAAAGATCACAATGCGAAGCTGGCGTCAATAAATGACATTCGTGAGGCAATTGCTGCATGGGTTGATGAAGTAATCGATCAGACGGAAAGAGAATCCCCGGCCTTTATCTTTGTGGATGAACTGGATCGCTGTCGGCCAAGTTATGCATTGGAAATGCTTGAAGTCATAAAACATTTCTTTTCCACAGAAGGAGTTGTCTTTGTTATTGCGACAGATACAGAGCAGCTTCAACATACTATAAAAGGATTTTATGGGGCGGGTTTTGATGCTCAGGTCTATTTGGGGAGATTCTTTAACAGAAGAGCAACGTTAAATTCAGTTAGTCGTTCAGTCTTTATCAAAGCAAAGTTAGGCCAAACTGAATGTGAGAAAATTCTTTATAAGGTCGGCTTTCCTCAAATTGATTTGACTGTAGATAAATTCGCAGATGTTATATGCTCAATTGCCGATGCCGCAGATTTATCTTTACGAGAAGTAGAACAGCTTATTGATAGAACAATATCTGTTCTTCGTTTTAGTAAAAAGCCTATCAATGTGATGCTTTTCCTGATTCTCTGTATTTGTTACCAAAACGATCGTAGGCTGTATAGGCAATTAATCAAAGGAGTTCAGATAAATACCGAGGTAGAGACTGTTAATAGAAAATTAAACGATCTGATGGAAACCAGTATTAGAATTAAGTGTGTTAACGGGCAGATTGCTTCATTAAAAGATGAAAATACTTTCTCAATTAGAATTAAACATCTGATCATTTTATTTTTTCAAAGAAATAAGGCTCACTATAATCAATTTGACAAATTAATCCGTATTAAGGATGAGACTAATAAACATAATGTTATTAGTGATTTTGTCCAGTACCTGCCATCTGTCTCAAATCTCGTGTACCAGGATTTAGTTGAATTATCCGCCTCGCTAAAACAGATTTGA
- a CDS encoding portal protein — protein MVQLKKKVVDQEKLIDLMSDIDAQPAWRSKAKMAHAYYDGDQLPANVIQTLRDRGQPETMHNLIAPAIDGVLGMEAKTRTDLMVMADDPDDEMELLAEAVNSEFKDACRLARLDSSRSEAYASQIKSGLGFVEVYRNSNPFGARYKMKNIPRDEVFWDWFSTEADWSDCRWVMRQRWIDIDELISMLPGKAQILKYAANDWKGFVDTELVEGQDANLFSAWEEHQSWSREQTEYLSQNRKRIKLQIIYVRKFERMPVLRFQNGRVVQYKNDFIPHQVALSLSKAQLENAQISKIYESWYAGPHHLGDRECQAPSGMYPIVPFWGYRKDSNGEPYGLIARAIPAQNEVNFRRIKLTWLLQVKRIIADQDATNMSRDQLTEEVERADGYIELNPERKNRKTISEAFQVQQDFNIASQQFNVMQESMKLIQDTMGIYSAFLGQEGGADSGVAIANLVEQGATTLAEINDNYRFGCQLVGELLLGYILEDMKGHKNRAIVINRDDKTKRKTVVINEETEEGLTNDISRLRSHIALAPIQQTAAYKSQLADRMMQITAQLPPQVQSAVIDLVAELSDIPNKAEFMERVRNALQIPKDKEDMTPEEQQALAAKQQQEQMQMELAMRELKAKVEKLEAEAVKTQAGAKREEVQADSQRYDNAKTQAETALLLKEMERATQEMNELQAQYAQSIQDQIDAIAL, from the coding sequence ATGGTTCAGCTTAAAAAGAAAGTAGTCGATCAGGAAAAGCTGATCGATTTGATGTCAGATATTGATGCTCAGCCGGCATGGAGAAGTAAGGCGAAGATGGCGCATGCGTATTATGACGGAGACCAGTTACCAGCCAATGTCATTCAGACACTGCGTGATCGTGGTCAGCCGGAAACGATGCACAACCTGATTGCTCCGGCTATTGATGGCGTTCTGGGGATGGAAGCGAAGACCAGAACAGATCTCATGGTAATGGCAGATGATCCGGATGATGAAATGGAGTTGCTGGCCGAAGCGGTTAACTCTGAGTTTAAAGATGCGTGTCGCTTGGCAAGGTTAGACAGTTCCCGGTCTGAAGCCTATGCCAGCCAGATTAAAAGTGGGTTGGGGTTCGTTGAAGTCTACAGAAACTCAAATCCGTTTGGTGCCAGGTACAAGATGAAAAACATTCCCCGTGATGAAGTTTTCTGGGACTGGTTTTCAACTGAGGCGGATTGGTCTGATTGCCGGTGGGTCATGCGTCAACGTTGGATTGATATTGATGAGCTGATATCAATGCTGCCGGGGAAAGCGCAAATCCTGAAATATGCTGCAAATGACTGGAAGGGTTTTGTTGATACGGAGCTGGTTGAAGGTCAGGACGCTAATTTATTTTCTGCATGGGAAGAGCATCAGAGCTGGTCAAGGGAGCAGACTGAGTATCTGAGTCAGAACAGGAAGCGGATCAAACTGCAAATAATCTATGTGCGAAAGTTTGAGAGAATGCCGGTACTGAGATTCCAGAATGGCCGGGTTGTTCAGTATAAAAACGATTTTATTCCTCATCAGGTTGCGTTGTCACTGAGTAAGGCGCAGCTGGAAAATGCACAAATCAGCAAAATTTATGAATCATGGTATGCAGGGCCTCATCACCTGGGAGACAGAGAGTGCCAGGCTCCAAGCGGTATGTATCCGATTGTTCCATTCTGGGGTTACAGGAAAGACTCAAACGGCGAACCGTATGGCTTAATCGCACGGGCAATTCCAGCGCAGAACGAAGTCAATTTCAGAAGAATCAAACTGACGTGGTTGCTGCAGGTGAAACGGATCATCGCTGACCAGGATGCGACAAACATGAGTCGTGACCAGCTGACAGAGGAAGTTGAACGGGCTGACGGTTATATCGAGTTGAACCCGGAGCGTAAAAACAGGAAGACAATTAGTGAAGCATTTCAGGTACAGCAGGATTTCAACATTGCATCACAGCAGTTCAATGTCATGCAGGAGTCGATGAAACTGATTCAGGATACCATGGGGATCTACTCAGCGTTTCTTGGTCAGGAAGGTGGCGCGGATTCTGGGGTTGCTATTGCAAATCTGGTCGAGCAGGGAGCGACAACACTGGCTGAAATCAATGATAATTATCGGTTTGGCTGCCAACTGGTTGGCGAGCTGTTGCTTGGTTACATTCTGGAAGATATGAAAGGCCATAAGAACCGGGCGATTGTGATTAACCGGGATGACAAAACAAAACGTAAAACAGTTGTTATCAACGAAGAGACGGAGGAAGGACTGACAAATGATATCAGCCGGTTGCGCTCTCACATAGCACTGGCTCCAATTCAGCAGACTGCAGCGTATAAATCTCAGTTGGCAGACAGAATGATGCAGATAACAGCACAGTTACCGCCACAGGTTCAATCCGCTGTCATCGATCTGGTTGCTGAACTCTCGGATATTCCGAATAAAGCTGAATTCATGGAGCGGGTTCGTAATGCTCTGCAGATCCCGAAAGATAAAGAAGACATGACGCCAGAAGAACAGCAGGCATTAGCAGCCAAGCAGCAACAGGAACAAATGCAAATGGAGCTGGCTATGCGCGAGCTGAAAGCTAAGGTCGAGAAACTGGAAGCAGAAGCGGTTAAGACTCAGGCAGGGGCGAAGCGTGAAGAAGTTCAGGCTGATAGCCAACGTTATGACAATGCGAAAACTCAGGCGGAAACCGCGCTCCTTCTGAAAGAAATGGAGCGGGCAACTCAGGAGATGAATGAATTACAGGCTCAGTATGCGCAGAGTATTCAGGACCAGATTGATGCGATAGCATTGTAA